A single genomic interval of candidate division WOR-3 bacterium harbors:
- a CDS encoding 2-oxoacid:acceptor oxidoreductase subunit alpha, with amino-acid sequence MKQLLSGNEACAIGAIRAGVRFFAGYPITPSTEIAEYLSRELPRVGGTFIQMEDEIGSICCMNGATAAGVKAMTATSGPGFSLMQEGIGYSIMAELPCIIVNVMRGGPATGTPTRTSQADVMQARFGTHGDHPIVALCPWSVRECFDLTVEAVNISERLRIPVIVLMDEIVGHMREVVELPETVKIWQPDKPKPAPNQYYHYDDSNNYDAPIASFGEGYRIHLTGLTHRKDGFPTDDPEIIKWNLDRLRNKIEQNRSWLWDIYYEDIGSETVIVCYGSAARAGMEAKRQFELKTGRRVGIVRLRMVWPFPNERLIALLRSARRVIVPEMNQGQLYREVERTVSLQVPVVSVQRYDGEMLTPEEIIAHL; translated from the coding sequence ATGAAGCAGTTACTATCCGGTAACGAAGCCTGTGCCATCGGTGCCATCCGCGCCGGCGTGCGCTTCTTTGCCGGCTATCCCATTACCCCTTCCACCGAAATCGCCGAATACCTTTCCCGGGAACTACCGCGGGTCGGTGGGACTTTTATCCAGATGGAAGACGAAATCGGTTCTATCTGCTGTATGAATGGTGCCACCGCGGCTGGTGTCAAGGCGATGACCGCCACCTCCGGACCGGGATTTTCTTTAATGCAGGAAGGAATCGGCTATTCAATAATGGCAGAACTGCCCTGTATCATTGTCAATGTGATGCGGGGCGGACCGGCAACCGGCACACCAACCCGCACCTCCCAGGCGGATGTGATGCAGGCGCGCTTTGGTACCCACGGCGACCATCCGATTGTCGCCCTCTGTCCCTGGAGTGTTAGGGAATGTTTTGACTTAACGGTTGAGGCGGTCAACATCTCCGAAAGGTTACGGATTCCGGTTATCGTGTTGATGGACGAAATCGTGGGTCATATGCGGGAGGTGGTTGAATTACCCGAAACGGTTAAAATCTGGCAGCCGGACAAACCTAAACCGGCGCCCAACCAGTACTACCATTACGATGACAGCAACAATTACGATGCGCCCATTGCCAGTTTCGGGGAAGGTTACCGCATTCATCTCACCGGCTTAACCCATCGTAAAGACGGATTTCCCACTGATGACCCGGAGATTATCAAATGGAACCTGGACCGGCTCCGCAACAAAATTGAGCAGAACCGCTCCTGGCTCTGGGACATCTATTACGAAGACATCGGCTCGGAAACGGTAATCGTCTGTTACGGCAGTGCTGCCCGTGCCGGAATGGAGGCAAAACGCCAGTTCGAACTTAAGACGGGCCGCCGGGTTGGCATTGTTCGGCTCCGGATGGTCTGGCCCTTTCCGAACGAAAGACTCATCGCCCTTTTGCGCAGTGCGCGCCGGGTGATTGTTCCGGAAATGAATCAGGGACAACTTTACCGGGAAGTGGAACGCACCGTAAGTCTGCAGGTCCCGGTGGTTTCGGTCCAGCGCTACGATGGTGAGATGCTCACCCCGGAGGAGATTATTGCCCACTTATGA
- a CDS encoding GNAT family N-acetyltransferase: protein MNPIRLPNHAPAVEKAVSVLAGAFMVDPLWKNLFPQNQKRFNALSSVLHLLIRYGLNYGWVNTNPEITAVALWLPSDRTRPHLLNSFSSEALILPFRLGFKPLRLMLKFDRFQNQLHRQVIVNPHRYLALLGVAPEHQGKGFGTALLQVGIEEALKHNQSIYIDTTNERNIPFYERFGFELVKSLPLSEPRITLFGLLYKPQP, encoded by the coding sequence ATGAACCCAATCCGGTTACCGAACCATGCCCCGGCAGTGGAAAAGGCGGTCTCAGTCCTTGCCGGTGCCTTTATGGTTGACCCGCTCTGGAAAAACCTTTTCCCGCAAAACCAGAAGCGCTTCAACGCTCTTTCTTCTGTTCTACATCTTCTTATTCGCTATGGACTTAACTACGGCTGGGTAAATACCAATCCGGAAATCACCGCGGTCGCGCTCTGGCTTCCTTCAGACCGAACCCGTCCCCATCTCCTCAACTCCTTTTCCTCAGAGGCGCTAATCCTTCCTTTCCGCCTGGGATTCAAACCGCTCCGTCTGATGCTCAAATTTGACCGTTTTCAAAATCAACTTCACAGACAGGTCATCGTCAATCCGCACCGTTACCTTGCCCTCCTTGGGGTTGCTCCGGAGCATCAGGGCAAAGGGTTCGGCACCGCATTGCTCCAGGTGGGTATTGAAGAAGCGCTTAAACACAACCAGTCCATTTATATCGACACGACAAACGAACGCAACATTCCCTTTTACGAGCGGTTCGGATTCGAACTGGTAAAATCCCTGCCACTTTCAGAACCACGAATCACCCTGTTTGGCTTACTCTATAAACCGCAACCCTGA
- the speB gene encoding agmatinase yields MASYFANSEFAEAQVVVTGIPLDRTSSFIPGTRFGPEIGRLGTANIESFSPYQKRDLSQCRVYDAGDIFLTYETPDAPFVLIKSTTQKCYQEKKVQLAVGGEHTITPVIISELVKIYPDLCVIQFDAHADLREEFLGEHLCHATAMRRVLDFLPRANLFQLGIRSFVLPEEMTLPNMFPFETLSPSQEVRRTIGHKPVYITLDIDVLDPSIMPDVQTPQPGGCSYRELAQSLASFVGMRIIGADIVEYCPRSSAVPATAPVVAELIRELILLLSY; encoded by the coding sequence ATGGCGTCATACTTTGCCAATTCTGAATTTGCCGAAGCCCAGGTGGTCGTCACCGGCATTCCGCTGGACCGCACGAGTTCCTTTATCCCGGGTACCAGATTTGGTCCCGAAATTGGAAGGCTTGGCACCGCCAATATCGAATCGTTCAGCCCCTATCAAAAACGGGACCTGTCTCAGTGCCGGGTTTACGATGCTGGCGACATTTTCCTGACCTACGAAACACCGGATGCCCCATTTGTCCTCATAAAGTCAACCACCCAGAAATGTTACCAGGAGAAAAAAGTTCAGCTCGCAGTGGGCGGCGAACACACCATCACACCGGTCATCATCTCCGAACTGGTAAAGATTTATCCGGACCTGTGTGTAATTCAGTTTGACGCCCACGCCGACCTGCGCGAAGAGTTTCTGGGCGAACACCTCTGTCACGCTACCGCAATGCGTCGGGTTTTAGACTTCCTGCCCCGTGCCAACTTATTTCAGCTCGGCATCCGCTCGTTCGTTTTACCAGAAGAGATGACGCTCCCCAATATGTTCCCGTTTGAAACCTTGAGCCCGAGTCAAGAAGTTCGCCGCACCATCGGGCACAAACCGGTTTACATCACCCTTGACATCGATGTCCTAGACCCGAGTATTATGCCCGATGTTCAAACCCCCCAACCCGGCGGTTGTTCTTACCGCGAACTGGCACAGTCCCTTGCCAGTTTCGTCGGTATGCGTATCATCGGCGCTGACATCGTTGAGTATTGCCCGCGCAGTAGTGCGGTACCGGCAACCGCACCGGTTGTTGCCGAACTTATCCGAGAACTTATCCTGTTACTCTCTTATTAA
- a CDS encoding 4Fe-4S binding protein: MKKFLLEEPVEVVGPKGHRHRLLKHFCKGCRICVAFCPTQTLDLDERFKVTVAHPERCIGCRLCELRCPDLAIFVTPAKRKQE; this comes from the coding sequence ATGAAGAAGTTTCTCCTTGAAGAACCGGTTGAGGTTGTCGGACCTAAAGGACATCGCCACCGATTGCTAAAGCACTTCTGTAAAGGCTGCCGCATCTGCGTCGCCTTCTGCCCGACGCAAACCCTTGACCTTGACGAACGATTCAAAGTAACGGTTGCCCATCCGGAACGGTGCATCGGTTGCCGGTTGTGCGAACTGCGCTGCCCGGATTTGGCGATTTTTGTCACCCCGGCAAAAAGAAAGCAAGAATGA
- a CDS encoding 2-oxoglutarate ferredoxin oxidoreductase subunit beta (catalyzes the coenzyme A-dependent formation of succinyl-CoA from 2-oxoglutarate and ferredoxin) → MIELKDDRFLEYFRLDERFPHILCPGCGIGTTMATMVRAFLELGIKQDELCVVSGIGCSSRVPGYLDCDTFHTLHGRALPAATGVKLAKPELKVVVIGGDGDIMAIGGNHFIHAARRNLDITVIVVNNFTYAMTGGQYSPTTPTHERAATAPFGNVERSFDVCFLARAAGAMFVARSTTFHVAHLKKMLELALKKTGFSVVEVISQCPTFYGRYQGIGDAVQMLEWLRTRAVDVSKVTDPWHQKDKFVIGVLHDQQEIAPYTQLYEEVRERSKGK, encoded by the coding sequence ATGATTGAACTGAAAGACGACCGATTCCTTGAATACTTTCGGCTTGATGAAAGGTTTCCCCATATCCTCTGTCCGGGCTGCGGCATCGGTACTACGATGGCAACGATGGTGCGGGCTTTTCTCGAACTGGGTATAAAACAGGATGAACTGTGCGTTGTCTCGGGAATCGGTTGCTCTTCCCGCGTGCCGGGCTATCTGGACTGCGACACCTTTCATACCCTGCACGGCAGAGCCCTGCCTGCAGCAACCGGCGTAAAACTGGCAAAACCCGAACTGAAGGTGGTCGTGATTGGCGGCGACGGCGACATTATGGCAATCGGCGGCAATCACTTCATCCATGCCGCCCGGCGCAATCTTGACATTACCGTAATTGTCGTCAACAACTTCACCTATGCGATGACCGGGGGTCAGTACTCACCCACTACCCCAACACACGAACGGGCTGCAACCGCACCCTTTGGCAATGTCGAGCGCAGTTTTGATGTCTGTTTTCTTGCCCGGGCAGCAGGTGCAATGTTTGTCGCCCGCAGCACCACCTTCCATGTTGCTCACTTAAAGAAGATGCTCGAACTGGCGCTCAAAAAAACCGGGTTCAGCGTCGTTGAAGTTATCAGCCAGTGCCCGACTTTCTATGGCCGGTATCAGGGTATCGGTGATGCGGTGCAGATGCTGGAGTGGCTGCGGACTCGCGCTGTTGATGTCAGTAAAGTTACCGACCCCTGGCATCAGAAAGACAAATTCGTTATCGGTGTCCTGCACGACCAGCAAGAAATTGCGCCCTATACGCAACTTTACGAAGAGGTTCGGGAACGCTCCAAAGGAAAATGA
- a CDS encoding 4Fe-4S dicluster domain-containing protein, protein MKLWRKPLDADQKKPPRGVVHILVERCKGCGFCITYCPKQVLEASTDFNRRGYHPPVVKYPERCVNCGLCTAICAEFAIWTTPAPEDENTISGGKVEK, encoded by the coding sequence ATGAAACTCTGGCGCAAACCATTAGATGCGGACCAAAAGAAACCGCCCCGGGGCGTAGTTCACATTTTGGTTGAGCGGTGTAAGGGGTGCGGATTCTGTATTACCTATTGTCCAAAACAGGTGCTTGAAGCATCAACCGATTTCAATCGTCGGGGTTATCACCCACCGGTTGTTAAATACCCGGAGCGCTGTGTTAACTGTGGACTCTGCACCGCAATCTGTGCCGAGTTTGCCATCTGGACAACACCGGCACCGGAAGACGAAAACACCATTTCAGGAGGAAAGGTTGAAAAATAA
- a CDS encoding fructose 1,6-bisphosphatase, with translation MGKNDRVTVSVIKADIGGYVGHSASHPDIIALAREMLNRAKSNGLLIDFYVTSCGDDLELIMTHTRGNDCADVHKLAWDTFMECTRRAQELKLYGAGQDMLADAFSGNVKGMGPGVAEMSFVERKSEPLIVFCGDKCAPGAWNLPLFKIFADPFNTIGLVIDPSMHDGFVFEVHDVFEGKDMKLSCPEEMYDLLVLIGSPENYCVKNVYRKDGEIAATSSTQKLALIAGKYVGKDDPVMMVRCQSGFPAVGEVLEAFVFPHLVSGWMRGSHYGPLMPVAQHQATPSRFDGPPRVIALGFQLDNGRLVGPRDMFDDPGFDRARQEANELADYMRRHGPFEPHRLGLKEMEYTTLPQVLNKLLKREK, from the coding sequence GTGGGTAAAAACGATAGGGTAACAGTATCGGTAATCAAAGCGGATATCGGCGGTTATGTTGGTCATTCGGCAAGTCATCCAGACATCATTGCCCTTGCCCGGGAGATGCTCAACCGTGCCAAAAGCAATGGACTTTTGATTGATTTTTATGTGACGAGCTGTGGCGATGACCTCGAACTGATTATGACCCATACCAGAGGCAATGACTGTGCCGATGTTCATAAACTGGCGTGGGATACATTTATGGAGTGCACCCGCCGGGCGCAGGAGTTAAAGCTTTACGGCGCCGGTCAGGATATGCTGGCGGATGCATTTTCCGGCAATGTCAAAGGGATGGGTCCGGGCGTTGCCGAGATGAGTTTTGTTGAGCGCAAGTCCGAACCGCTGATTGTGTTCTGCGGCGACAAGTGTGCGCCCGGTGCCTGGAATCTGCCACTGTTCAAGATTTTTGCCGACCCGTTCAACACCATCGGTCTGGTTATTGACCCCTCAATGCACGATGGGTTTGTCTTTGAGGTCCACGATGTTTTTGAGGGGAAGGATATGAAACTTTCCTGCCCCGAGGAGATGTACGACCTTCTGGTATTGATTGGGTCACCAGAGAACTATTGTGTGAAGAATGTTTACCGGAAGGATGGCGAGATTGCCGCGACCAGTTCGACCCAGAAGCTGGCGTTAATTGCGGGCAAATATGTAGGCAAAGACGACCCGGTGATGATGGTGCGCTGTCAGTCGGGCTTTCCGGCGGTGGGTGAAGTACTGGAGGCGTTTGTCTTTCCCCATCTGGTATCAGGCTGGATGCGGGGTTCGCATTACGGTCCCTTGATGCCGGTGGCACAACATCAGGCAACACCGTCAAGGTTTGACGGTCCGCCGCGCGTAATCGCCCTCGGTTTTCAGCTTGACAATGGACGGTTGGTTGGACCGCGGGATATGTTTGATGATCCGGGGTTTGACCGGGCAAGACAGGAAGCAAACGAACTGGCAGACTATATGCGCCGGCACGGACCATTTGAACCGCACCGGCTGGGTCTGAAGGAGATGGAGTATACAACCCTGCCTCAGGTGTTGAATAAACTCCTGAAGCGAGAAAAGTAG
- a CDS encoding DUF177 domain-containing protein, with product MRKLGVIALATLRPGDNKFELEGEPRDFGCELQEVKENPSFQKLTGRIKVAVNITRSGQRFLVRGWMQFRAQLECAICWQEYEQEFTEEITAEFTSLERSRSGSYARELEPVELDRVPIDADFIDLSSLIRDTIHLAIPIAPRCRTDCRGICPECGANLNFEACRCNQKTSGKR from the coding sequence ATGCGGAAGTTAGGGGTGATTGCGCTTGCGACCCTGAGACCGGGGGACAATAAGTTTGAACTGGAAGGAGAACCGCGCGATTTTGGCTGTGAGTTACAGGAAGTAAAGGAGAACCCTTCGTTTCAGAAACTTACCGGCAGAATCAAGGTCGCGGTAAACATAACCCGGAGCGGTCAGCGGTTTTTGGTGCGGGGCTGGATGCAGTTCCGGGCGCAATTGGAGTGTGCCATCTGCTGGCAGGAGTACGAGCAGGAGTTTACCGAGGAGATAACTGCGGAGTTTACCAGTCTGGAACGCAGTCGGTCCGGGAGTTATGCCCGGGAACTGGAGCCGGTGGAACTTGACCGGGTGCCAATCGATGCCGATTTTATTGATTTGAGCAGTTTAATCCGGGACACTATTCATCTGGCGATACCGATTGCACCGCGGTGCCGAACTGACTGTCGGGGTATCTGCCCGGAATGCGGCGCCAATTTGAATTTTGAAGCGTGTCGGTGTAACCAAAAGACATCGGGGAAGAGATAA
- a CDS encoding 2-oxoacid:acceptor oxidoreductase subunit alpha: MKNNGVVLTGVHFLDGDHACAEGAIAAGCRFFAGYPITPSTEIAERIAQRFPLVGGTFIQMEDELASIAAVLGAAWAGTKAMTVTSGPGFSLMQENIGLGVMTETPCVVVDVQRGGPSTGLPTLTGQQDMMQARWGSHGDYEIIALSPASPQECFDLTITCFNLAEQFRVPVLFMMDECVGHMTEKVVIPEPEKIKTVPRRWYRGPKEQYRPFKPADDGVPMMVRAGKDYRIHITGLTHDERGYPVINAECQNWCVTHLVDKIRKNSEKIIMVDEYQLEDAEVVVVAYGISARVAFKAIEDARARGVKVGMLRLITVWPFPERRIKQLAEQVKAFIMPEINLGQVYLELQRVVADRARTRHVPHCGGWVHDPKAIFEAIMESAR; this comes from the coding sequence TTGAAAAATAACGGTGTTGTGCTGACCGGCGTGCACTTTCTTGATGGCGACCATGCCTGTGCTGAGGGCGCAATTGCTGCCGGGTGTCGGTTTTTTGCCGGGTATCCAATAACCCCTTCCACTGAAATCGCCGAACGCATCGCCCAGCGTTTTCCTCTGGTGGGCGGTACTTTTATCCAGATGGAGGATGAACTGGCATCAATCGCAGCGGTTTTAGGGGCAGCCTGGGCCGGTACCAAGGCGATGACTGTTACTTCGGGTCCGGGGTTTTCGTTGATGCAGGAGAATATCGGACTCGGGGTGATGACCGAAACGCCTTGCGTGGTGGTTGATGTCCAGCGGGGCGGTCCTTCAACCGGGCTACCTACCTTAACCGGGCAACAGGATATGATGCAAGCCCGCTGGGGTTCGCATGGCGATTATGAGATAATCGCCCTTTCACCCGCCTCACCCCAGGAGTGTTTTGATTTGACGATTACCTGTTTCAATCTTGCCGAGCAGTTTCGGGTGCCGGTCCTGTTTATGATGGACGAATGCGTGGGTCATATGACCGAAAAGGTGGTGATTCCTGAGCCGGAAAAGATAAAGACGGTGCCCAGGCGGTGGTATCGCGGTCCCAAAGAGCAGTATCGACCCTTTAAGCCAGCAGATGATGGGGTACCGATGATGGTACGGGCAGGAAAGGATTATCGGATTCACATTACCGGATTGACGCACGATGAAAGGGGTTATCCGGTGATTAATGCCGAATGCCAGAACTGGTGCGTGACTCATCTGGTTGACAAAATCCGCAAAAACAGTGAAAAGATTATTATGGTTGATGAGTACCAGCTGGAAGATGCCGAGGTGGTGGTGGTCGCTTACGGGATAAGCGCCCGGGTTGCGTTCAAGGCGATTGAAGACGCCCGTGCCCGCGGTGTGAAGGTTGGGATGTTACGGCTGATAACCGTCTGGCCCTTTCCCGAACGCCGGATTAAACAACTGGCGGAGCAAGTAAAGGCGTTTATTATGCCCGAGATAAATCTGGGTCAGGTGTATCTCGAGTTGCAGCGGGTGGTTGCCGACCGCGCCCGGACAAGACATGTTCCCCATTGTGGCGGTTGGGTTCATGACCCGAAAGCCATCTTTGAGGCGATAATGGAGAGTGCCCGATGA
- a CDS encoding MoxR family ATPase → MNQEGGSDVAAVARLGEARRRIEAEVAKVIVGQKEVVEQVLICLLAHGHALLIGVPGLAKTLLVNTLAQVLDLSFNRVQFTPDLMPSDITGTEIIEDDPETKMRRFRFVPGPIFANVVLADEINRTPPKTQAALLQAMQEYRVTVAGQTYQLPAPFFVLATQNPIELEGTYPLPEAQLDRFMFSVVVDYPSAEEEKEIVKSTTSAYTPTLTRVLSAAEITALQELVRRVPVADEVVEYAVRLVALSRPKHPQAPKFVREWVSWGAGPRASQYLVLAAKTRAMLAGRYTPTIDDVKACALPVLRHRIVTSFAAEAESVRSEDVIERLLAECPR, encoded by the coding sequence ATAAATCAAGAGGGCGGGAGTGATGTTGCGGCGGTAGCCCGGCTTGGTGAGGCGCGGCGGCGCATCGAAGCCGAGGTTGCGAAGGTCATCGTCGGCCAGAAAGAGGTGGTGGAGCAGGTGCTGATTTGTTTGCTTGCCCATGGCCATGCCCTTTTAATCGGGGTTCCGGGTCTGGCAAAGACGCTTCTCGTAAACACCCTGGCGCAGGTTTTAGACCTTTCTTTTAACCGGGTTCAGTTCACGCCCGATTTGATGCCATCGGACATCACCGGTACCGAGATTATTGAGGATGACCCCGAGACCAAAATGAGGCGGTTTCGATTTGTGCCCGGTCCGATATTTGCCAATGTTGTGCTGGCGGATGAGATTAACCGAACCCCGCCCAAAACCCAGGCGGCGCTGCTGCAAGCGATGCAGGAGTACCGGGTCACAGTAGCAGGGCAGACTTACCAGTTACCGGCGCCATTTTTCGTTCTGGCAACGCAGAACCCAATTGAACTTGAAGGTACCTATCCTTTGCCTGAGGCACAACTGGACCGATTTATGTTTTCGGTGGTGGTTGATTATCCCAGTGCCGAAGAGGAGAAGGAGATTGTGAAGAGTACGACTTCAGCATACACACCGACGCTGACGCGGGTACTTTCCGCAGCAGAAATCACGGCCCTGCAAGAACTGGTGCGCCGGGTACCGGTTGCGGATGAGGTGGTGGAGTATGCGGTGCGCCTGGTGGCGTTGAGTCGGCCTAAACATCCCCAGGCACCCAAGTTTGTGCGGGAATGGGTGAGCTGGGGTGCTGGACCAAGGGCATCACAGTATCTGGTTCTGGCGGCAAAGACCCGCGCGATGCTTGCCGGGCGATATACCCCTACGATTGACGATGTCAAGGCGTGCGCTTTACCGGTATTGCGACACCGCATTGTTACCAGTTTTGCGGCAGAGGCAGAAAGTGTCCGGTCCGAGGATGTGATTGAGCGGTTACTGGCAGAATGTCCGAGGTAA
- the hutU gene encoding urocanate hydratase, with amino-acid sequence MKEGFEYQLIRAPRGKNLSCKGWQQEAALRMLMNNLDPEVAEKPEELIVYGGTGRAARNWQCFEAIVRCLKELENDETLLVQSGKPVGVFKTFTYAPRVLIANSNLVPHWATKPYFDELEAAGLIMYGQMTAGSWIYIGTQGILQGTYQTFVSAGIKHFGSGDLSGKLVVSGGLGGMSGAQPLAATMANATYLGAEVDPARIERRIASQKPRYLDERIDDLDKAIDAALEAKAHRIAKSIAWCGNIVDLLRRLVERNITPDLLTDQTSAHDELNGYVPAGITFAEALKLRRTDPAEYRKRAYQTMAEHVRLMLLLQARGAVTFDYGNNLRGKAIEGGFLAEEEIRTPGKIGSWKYPGFVPAYIRPLFCHGMGPFRWVALSGEPEDIFETDRIVADLFPENQPLLNWLKKAESMVPFQGLPARICWLGYGERDRVGLAFNQAVRTGKLRGPIVIGRDHLDTGSVASPNRETEAMLDGSDAIADWPLLNALLNVASGASWVSIHSGGGVGIGYSIHAGQVTVCDGSPEMDERIKRVLTNDPGIGVCRHADAGYEEAKAVARARGIKIPMLEQE; translated from the coding sequence ATGAAAGAAGGTTTTGAATATCAACTAATCCGGGCGCCACGAGGTAAAAATCTCTCCTGCAAAGGCTGGCAACAGGAGGCAGCGCTCCGGATGTTAATGAACAACCTTGACCCGGAAGTTGCGGAAAAGCCTGAGGAGCTAATCGTTTATGGCGGCACCGGCCGGGCAGCAAGAAACTGGCAATGTTTTGAGGCGATAGTCCGGTGCTTAAAAGAACTGGAAAATGACGAAACCCTGCTTGTCCAGTCGGGCAAACCGGTCGGGGTCTTTAAAACATTTACCTATGCGCCACGGGTTTTAATCGCCAACTCCAATTTAGTCCCGCACTGGGCAACCAAGCCGTACTTTGACGAACTGGAGGCGGCAGGTTTGATTATGTATGGCCAGATGACCGCCGGTTCCTGGATTTACATCGGCACCCAAGGAATTTTACAGGGAACTTACCAGACATTTGTCAGCGCTGGAATCAAGCACTTCGGCAGTGGCGATTTAAGCGGCAAACTGGTCGTCTCCGGTGGCTTGGGTGGAATGAGTGGCGCTCAGCCCCTTGCCGCGACGATGGCAAATGCCACCTATCTTGGTGCCGAGGTTGACCCGGCACGAATTGAGCGCCGAATCGCTTCCCAAAAGCCCCGCTATCTTGACGAACGCATCGACGACCTGGACAAAGCGATTGATGCCGCGCTTGAGGCAAAAGCCCACCGCATCGCCAAAAGCATCGCCTGGTGTGGTAACATCGTTGACCTTTTGCGCCGTCTGGTTGAACGCAACATCACTCCAGACCTATTGACCGACCAGACCTCGGCACACGACGAACTGAACGGCTATGTGCCTGCGGGCATTACCTTTGCTGAGGCGCTAAAGTTGCGCCGCACCGACCCAGCGGAATATCGGAAGCGTGCCTATCAAACGATGGCAGAACATGTCCGGCTGATGCTTCTCCTCCAAGCGCGGGGCGCGGTAACCTTTGACTACGGCAACAATCTGCGCGGCAAGGCGATTGAGGGCGGATTTTTAGCCGAAGAAGAGATACGCACCCCGGGTAAAATCGGTTCCTGGAAGTACCCCGGTTTTGTTCCGGCATACATCCGGCCGCTTTTCTGTCACGGGATGGGACCTTTCCGCTGGGTGGCGTTGAGTGGCGAACCAGAGGACATCTTTGAAACTGACCGCATCGTCGCTGACCTCTTTCCGGAAAACCAGCCCCTGCTCAACTGGCTCAAAAAAGCCGAATCAATGGTACCTTTCCAGGGGCTACCCGCCCGCATCTGCTGGCTCGGCTACGGCGAACGGGACAGGGTCGGCTTAGCGTTCAATCAGGCGGTTCGAACCGGTAAGTTACGCGGTCCAATTGTCATCGGCCGTGACCATCTTGACACCGGTTCTGTGGCTTCTCCGAACCGGGAAACCGAAGCGATGCTTGACGGCTCCGATGCGATTGCCGACTGGCCCCTGCTCAACGCCTTGCTTAATGTCGCTTCCGGCGCCTCCTGGGTGTCGATTCACTCCGGCGGTGGTGTTGGCATCGGTTATTCAATCCACGCCGGTCAGGTTACGGTATGTGATGGCTCACCGGAAATGGATGAGCGCATCAAGCGCGTCCTGACCAACGACCCGGGAATTGGCGTCTGTCGCCATGCCGACGCCGGCTACGAAGAGGCAAAGGCGGTTGCCCGCGCCCGTGGTATCAAAATCCCGATGCTTGAACAAGAGTAA
- a CDS encoding 2-oxoacid:ferredoxin oxidoreductase subunit gamma: MKKIEIRFAGTGGQGVILASVVFAEAAGVHEGWQVVQTQSYGPEARGGASKADVIISDGPILFPKCRKLDFLVCLSQPAVEKYLSDLKVRGMAIIDRFYVHECPHPKTVCLPLSETARQELGRELFTNIVTVGAVARITGLVTLESLKKTVASRVPKQFIDINAKAIELGWNLAEKTTTPLSTT, from the coding sequence ATGAAGAAGATTGAAATTCGTTTTGCCGGAACCGGAGGCCAGGGTGTAATTCTTGCCAGCGTGGTCTTTGCCGAAGCCGCTGGCGTACACGAAGGCTGGCAGGTTGTCCAGACGCAGAGTTACGGACCTGAGGCACGCGGCGGTGCTTCCAAAGCCGATGTCATCATCTCGGATGGGCCAATCCTTTTCCCAAAATGTCGAAAACTGGACTTTCTTGTCTGTTTGAGTCAGCCGGCGGTGGAAAAGTACCTGAGCGACTTAAAGGTCCGGGGAATGGCAATCATCGACCGCTTTTATGTGCACGAGTGTCCTCACCCGAAAACGGTCTGCCTGCCTCTTTCCGAAACCGCCCGTCAGGAACTGGGTAGAGAGCTTTTTACCAACATCGTTACCGTTGGCGCTGTGGCACGCATCACCGGCCTCGTTACACTCGAATCCCTGAAAAAGACCGTTGCCAGCCGTGTGCCGAAACAGTTTATTGACATCAATGCGAAAGCGATTGAACTGGGCTGGAACCTCGCCGAAAAAACCACCACGCCATTATCTACCACCTGA
- a CDS encoding nucleoside deaminase — protein sequence MERAIEQARIGINSGQAPFGCVIVKDGQIIAAAHNTVWQDNDPSAHAEVNAIRQACRRLKTIHLTDAVMFCTCEPCPMCYSIAHWARIGKIVFGARISDARAAGFNELEISAQQMKTIGQDKIEIVPDFLAEKCRAIFELWRQQGIGKPY from the coding sequence ATGGAAAGGGCGATTGAACAAGCCCGCATCGGAATCAACTCCGGTCAGGCACCTTTTGGCTGCGTCATTGTTAAAGACGGTCAGATTATCGCCGCTGCGCACAACACCGTGTGGCAGGACAACGACCCATCCGCCCATGCCGAGGTCAATGCCATCCGTCAGGCTTGTCGCCGGTTGAAAACGATTCATTTGACCGATGCTGTTATGTTCTGCACCTGCGAACCCTGTCCAATGTGCTACTCAATTGCCCACTGGGCACGAATCGGCAAAATTGTCTTCGGGGCGCGGATTAGCGATGCCCGGGCTGCCGGCTTCAACGAACTGGAAATCTCCGCCCAGCAGATGAAAACCATCGGCCAGGACAAAATTGAAATCGTCCCGGACTTTTTAGCCGAAAAATGCCGCGCGATTTTTGAACTGTGGCGCCAGCAGGGCATCGGCAAACCCTATTGA